TCCATTGATAAGCCAAATTGCTTCCCGTTGCGGCTACGCTTAGTGTTACCGAGCCGCCCAAACACGCCGCTTGGCTTGTGGGTTGTGTGGTAATGTTTGTGTTGGTGCAGTCATTCATTTTTACCCTAATCACACGATTTACGTTCGTAGTAGTAAGGTGATAGGACGTGAATTGACCAACTACCATGAGTTTTTTGGTAGTGGAATTGTACGATAAGCCCATTCCTTGTGCATTTAGACCGATTGGCGTCATAAAACCAAGAGAAGAACTGCCAGGGAAAAATGTATCATCCAAAAGCCCTTCGGCGGTAACGCGTGCCAGTCCATTGCGTATCACCGTATTATATACGGTAAAAGGACCCGTAATAATAATTTTGTCGTCGCTGGTAACAATCGCATTATTGATAAAAGAATTTGTTCCGTGATTAGAGCCTGTGCCTAAAAAAATGTTATTAAAGGTGTCGTCATTAAGGCCATCGGAGGCACGCAAACGTGTAATATATAATTTATCATTAGAGCCATTTACATTATAAAATGAACCTGTAATAATAATTTTGCCAGTGCTTTGTAACGCTATTTTCGTGATATAGTAACTACTTCCAGTTTGAAGTTGTGCCAAAAACGTATTGTCCAAACTGCCGTCTGCGTTGAGGCGTGCTATTTTGCTGTGCGCCACGCCATTGAAAAACTCAAAAAGCCCGCCAATCAATATTTTGCCGTCGGTTTGCTGCGTAATGGTATAAATCGAAGCTCCCGCGCCGATAGGAGCGAAGCTGGTATCTGTACTAAGGTCTGCGTTAAGGCGTGTGATGCGGTTGCGGGTTACGCCATTGAAAGTAGTAAAATTGCCGCCCACCAAATATTTGCCGTCCGTTTGGCGCGTCATCGTATAAACATCGCCGTTGGCCATGGTTTGCATGTTCGTGGCATCGAGTGTACCGTCTGCGTTGAGGCGTATCATGCGCGAAACGGCTACGCCATTGTATTGGGTAAAGAAACCACCAATTAGGATTTTGCCATCTGGCTGCACCAACACACATTTTACTTCGGCGTTTGCGCCTGTCCCGACCGTGAAATTTTGGTCGAGTGTGCCGTCTGCATTGAGCCGCGCCACGCCATTTCGGGCAATGCCGTCGTATTGGGTAAATTTGCCTATAATAATGTATTTGCCGTCGGAAAGCTCGGCAATGGCATTTACTTGTTCGTTGGCCATAGACGTAAACGTGGGGTCTAATGCGCCGTCATTGTTTTGGCCGAAGCTTTTCGTTTGATTGAAAATCAAGACCAGCAGAAGAAAGAGTATGTTTATTCTTTTCATGGTACAAAAATTAAATTCGCTGATGCAAACCTAATCAAGTGCCCCGAAAGCCATTTTTTAACTCTCCCAAAAGTGTTTTTGAGTGTCCCAAATAGGCGTTTTAATTTCCCAGAATGAGGCCTAAAAGCTGTGTTAAGTGGAATATTAAGACCTTGGACAAATAAAAAGGGAAACCTAATGGTCTCCCTTTTTATTTCAGTCGTATAACTAATTCTTCAATTCTTGGAAATAACGGTTCGTTTCTTGTTTGTAGAATGGCGTAACCGCTGGCGAAATAGTTTTGAGTAACTCCACTTGCTTTTCCTTTTGCTTGAGATATTGCTCAAACGATGGCGGAATTTGACGTGTGAGTTCTTTGCCCGTTCTGGATTCGCGTTTTGGGTCTTGTTCGCGTTGGCGCATGGCATTTTCGGCCTCCAGAAGTCGCGTCAAAATTTCGCGTTGGCGGTTGATGGTTTCTTGCGTAATGCGTTTGTTCACCAAATCTTGTTCGGTTTTTTCCATCTCTTTTTTCAACTCGCTGAGTTTGTTGCCAGCCTTTTGGCCGCCTTCTTTCTCGCCGCCTTCACCGCCATTTTCTCCACCACCAGACATTTTTTCCATTTCCTGCAAGGCTTTGCGCAAGGCTTCTTGCTCGGAGGCTAATTTGGCCAACTCTTCCGAAAGCTCGCGGCCACTTTTTCCGCTTTTCTTGAGGCCTTCAATGCGCTGATTAAGTTGTTTTTGTAACTCACTCATGCCGCCTGCGCCGCCTTTTTGCTTGCCTTTCTTTTTGCCTTTGCCGCTGCCCGGTTTGGACTGCGCCATTTGCTCTTGCATTTGTTTGAGCACGTCGTTGAGCAATAGAGCCAAATTGTTCATAGACGTCATGGCCAACTGCTGTTTGCCTGCGGCCACGCCTTGTCTGCGTTGGCGAATGGCTTCCACGCTTTCTTCCATGTTGCCTTTCATTTCGCCGACTTCGCGCGTTACGAACGACTGAATTTGGAACACTCTCTTAGCCAATGCGTTAAGACTATCTTCGATTACTACGGCATCGTCTTTGAGTTTGAGTTGCTGCTGCGACAGCGTGATATAACGCGGGTCGAGTTGGTTTACTTGCCTAAACTCTTTCATCAAATCTTCTTGGTCAAAAGACAGCGTAATGAGGTTTTCGAGAATGTTACGTAAATCTTCCATGTTTTCCTCGTTTTCTTGGCTCTCTTGGCTTTCCATCGAGGCTTGCAAAGACTTGCTCATTTTCTTCATTTCCTTTGCCGCATTTTTTTGCGATTTGGCTGCCTTGCTGTTTTGCTTTTGGTTGAGCTGCTCCGAGCTATTTTCTTGCTCACTATCAACGTTTTGTTGTTCGTTTTCGGTGTCGGGCATTTCCGATGGGTCTTCCATTCCCTTGTTCAACTCCTCTAAGGCCTTGAGGTCTTCTTTTAGTTCCTCAAACATTTTGTTAAGCTCCTCTTGCTCTTTTTTGAGTTCTTCTTGTGCGGCCTCGTTGCCTTTTTTGTCCTGCTGTTGCTCGGTTTTTTCGGCCAATTTTTCTTGTTTTTCGGCCAACTCGTCGAGCTTCTTCACGCTTTGTTCCATTTTTTGCTCAAATTGTAGCTTTTTGAACAATTCTAAGGCGCGGTCAAGCTCTTTACTCAAATTTTTCTCTTGCTTGTCTATTTTTTCAAGCGTGTTTTGGAGTTGTTCGGGCGAAGTTTTTTCTTCCAAAAGTTTTTGGAGTTCCTCGTATAACTTTTTGGTTTTGTCGTCCAAAAGTTCGTTCATGAGCTTTTGCAGGTTTTCATATTTTTCTTTGATGTCCTGCGACTGCTGCCCAAAACGCTCTTGTTTTTCTTTGTTCAAATCGTTTTCCTTTTGCATCTGCTCGATTTGTTTTTGCAAATCTTCTTTCTTTTTGAGCAGTTCTTCAATGGCTTTTTTGTCTTGCCACGAAAGCGTTTTCTTTCCTCTGAGGCGGTCTTTTACTTTTTGCAATTCTTTACGCAACTCATTGGCTTTGTTGGTGTTGGCGTCTAAGGCTTTTTCGGTTTTTTCTGCCGAAGCGTCCATTTCTTTTTCAAAATCTTGTGCCGAAGGCATTTGGAATTGATAGCTACGCGAGCGCGAACTTTTCGCACCGCTTACGCCGTCGTTGTCCCAAACCGTTACGAAATATTCCAGACTTTCGTTTGGTTTTAGATGCAAACTATCAATGTTCCATTGGTACAAATAACTTTGGCTTGCCTGCCCCGAATTGATGCGAATAGGCACGTGTTTTTCCTTTTGTCGAAGGTGGCCTTTGCTGTCGGTTACTTTGTAAGTGAGTTGCAGGCGCGTGAGTCCGTAGTCGTCGCTGATGTTGCCGCCCAACACCATAAAATTGAACAATGCCGTGTCGCGGTACTGCTCCAGCGTAATTTGTGGGTGCAAATCGGGGATTACGTCCACGCGGTATTTGATGTTTTCTTTGTTGGCGGCCTGCTTGTTTTTGAGCTTAATTTCGTAGTCGGTGGAGCGTACAAATTTGCGTGAAGCCTTGAAATGATTGTCGCTTTCGGGTTCGGCGGCCAGCATTTGGCCACCAGCCACCACGTACAAACTGTCGGTTGCGATGCCTTCAAAATCCCAACGCACAAGCGTACCCGCAGGCACAGTGAAATTGCCGACATTGCTCAAATTTTCGTTGCGTTTGTGCAAATATGCAGGATATTCGAGGCGTGCGTTAAAGCCTGTCAGGTTCGGGCGGCTGATGAGTTCTAAATCGTATTCGGCGGAGTTAAAGCCTGCCGCTTCAAACGAAAAACCAACGGGTTTTTGAATATTTTTGAGGGTAAATGTATAATCGCCGTTGGCCTGAAGCTCCATTTTTTGCTTGCGGTTGCCGTCGAGTTGCAAATAGACTTGTGCTGGCAAGGCTTGCCCCGCAATGCGTAGTTTGATGTCGTAATCTTCTCCCTGATAGGCTTTTAGGTCGCTATTTTGCAACACAAAATCGAAAGGAGCTTTGGGTAAATACGTTTCCTGATAACGCCAAATGCGCGTAGTGCTTTCGGTGAAAAGCTGCGGAACAAAAAGTAATATAAGTATGATTATTCCGATAGGCGGCACGGCGTAGCGCAAATATTTGCGGTTTTCGCCGAAGTTGATGGCTTGCGTGAACGGAACGACCGAAAGTTCTTGCGTTTTTTGGGCAATGCTGGCCTGCAACAAAGAGTTTTCGGCTACGGTCATTTGGCTCAACTGCAAGGTATTGAGTAGCTTATCTTTTATTTCTGGGAAAAATTGACCAATTTGCTGGGCGGCTTGCTCGTCGGAAAGTGCTTTGTTGAGGTTGAGCAATCGCGCCACAGGAATCAGTATCCAGCGCACAAATACAAATGCCAATACACCCCAAAACGAGAAAAACAAAGTAGTGCGGACACCTTTGCCAAAATTGCCGTAATATTCCAATACGTTTACCAGCAAATACGCCGCGGCCAGCAGCCCAACGCCAAGCAACGCGCCTTTGAGTAGCTGATTTTGGTAATATTTTTTCTTGTAGGCTTTGAGTTGTATTAAAATATTTTCTATCATGGAACTGATTTAAGAAGGAAATGTTCGGTTACAAAACGCAATTTCTTTTATAAAAATCTCCCCAAAGTACGTTTTTATTCCAAAAACTTAAAAAAATAATGTGCAAACGGCACGCTAAGGAGCAGCAGCGGCACGGCACACGGACTAAAAAACGATAGTGTAGGGGCTTGTTGCAAACCAATTGTTATTTTGCAACATCAACGTAATTTTGTAGGTGGCGAAAGGCGTTTGGCCTTCGTCTTGTTTTAGTTAAAATATTATGGCTCAGAAAGAAAAAGTCGAAAAATTTGTTAATATCAAAAATAAACGTGCTTCGTTTGAATATCATTTCTTAGAAACTTTTGTGGCGGGAATGGTGCTGCGCGGAACGGAAATCAAGTCGATTCGCCAATCCAAAGTACAAATGCAAGACGCGTTTTGTACGTTTAAAGGCACGGAATTGTTTGTGGTGAATATGCACATTTCCACGTACACGGAAGGCACATACAACAACCACCAACCCAAAACCGACCGCAAACTTTTGCTCAAAGGCAAAGAATTGAAAAAATTGTTGGACAAGTCGCAGGACAACGGCGTTACGATTATTCCCGTGCGTATGTTCATCAACGACAGGGGTTTTGCGAAGTTGGAAATTGCTTTGGCGCGTGGTAAAAAACTCTACGACAAACGCGAAGACATCAAAGACCGCGACATCAAGCGCGAAATGCAACGCGTTGATTATTAGTGTTATAAATAATCTTTTCAGATGAAAAAAAAACTAATTCGTTTTGATTGGGCAGTCAAAAAACTACTTCGCAACAAAGCTAATTTTGGTGTGCTGGAAGGTTTTTTGAGTGAGTTACTTTTTGAGGATATTCGCATCGAGCGGATTTTGGAAAGCGAAAGCAACCAAGAGGCCGAAGACGACAAGTTTAATCGGGTGGATATTCTTACGCAAAATGCTAAAAATGAACTCATTATTGTAGAAATACAGAATACTTACGAAATAGATTTTTTTCAAAGAATGGCTTATGGCGCGTCCAAAATTCTGACGGAAAATTTGCGTTTGGGGCAGCCATACGCCGAGATTAAGAAAATAATTTCGGTCAATATCGTTTATTTCGATTTGGGGCAAGGGCAAGACTACATTTACAAAGGTGTTACCAATTTTTATGGCCTGCATAGGCACGACACTTTGGGACTTTCGGAACGACAAAAAACGGCTTTTCAGAAAGAAAATGTGGCGGATATTTTCCCCGAATTTTATGTGCTTAAGGTGAATAATTTTGACGATGTGGCCAAAGACACGCTCGACGAATGGATTTATTTCTTGAAAAATAGCGAAGTGAAAGACGAGTTTAAGGCCAAAGGTTTGCGGCAAGCAGGAGAGGTGTTGGATTTTATGCGCCTGCCTGCCGACGACCAATATGGCTATAACCGATACTTGGATTATTTGCATTATAAGGCCAGTGAAATATTGTCGCTAAAATCTGATGCAGAATTTCAGCAGAAGCGAATGATTGCCGAAAATTTAATCAAAAAAGGACTTGATAATGAATTTGTTGCAGAAGTAACAGGACTTACACCCAATCAGGTGGAGCAGTTGCGAAACAAGTAGTTTTCGGTCGTTTTTACCAAAATACAAATTGTAATTATTTATGGATATGCGCTACAAATGTAAAGCGTATTAACACAGCAAAATATGCCATTAGATAGAACCCAAGCTCCTGCCATAGAGCCAATTACGCATTTTGATATGCCGCACGCGCAGTGCCATCGCCTGCACAACGGCGCAAACCTTTACACGCTCAACGCGGGCAAACAAGAAGTAGTAGGTTTGGAAATTTTCTTTAATAGCGGCACGGTGAATCAGCCAGCCAACGGCGTTTCGTTTTTTATGGCCAAAATGCTGGCCGAAGGTACGAAAGCCCACACTTCCAAGCAGATAACCGAGCAAATCGCGCAATATGGCGCATTTATGGAAGTGCAAACTGGCGCGGAACGCACGTTTTTATCGGTTTATACGCTGCCGAAGTTTTTGCCGAATTTGTTGCCGCTTATCGCCGAGATTGTTACGCAAGCCTCGTTCCCTGAAGAAGAACTGGAAAACCTCAAAAATATTAGCCTGCAACAGCACCGCGTTAATTTGGAAAAAACGGCGTATTTGGCGGGTGTGCAGTTCAAAAAAGAAATTTTTGGGGCAAATCACCCTTTGAGCGTGGCACTTTCGGAAGAAGTAATCATGGCGCAAAACAGCGAACAATTGCGTAATTATTACGCTCAAACCGTTGCTGTACAGCCTTTTGAAGTGATGTTGTCGGGGCATTATCCTGACAGTTTGCTCAAAGCCATAGATCAGACTTTGGGACAAATCACGTTTGGCGTACCTGCCCAAAAATTAGTGGCCGCACCTGCGGAAACGGCACATAAACAACGTTTTTTCTTACCCAAAGAAGGTAGCGTACAAGCGTCGGTGCGCGTGGGGCGTGCGATGGTGAGCCGCAAACACCCTGATTATTTGGGACTAAAATTGCTCAACGAAATTTTTGGCGGCTACTTCGGTTCTCGCCTGATGAAAAATATCCGAGAAGAAAAAGGCTATACTTACGGGATTCATTCGTCGGTTGTGCCGACGTTTAACAGCGGCTACATGGTAATCGGTACGGACGTGAACAAAAACGTAGCTGATGCTACGATTGAGGAAATTTATAAAGAAATGGAAATTTTGCGCACGGAACTTGTACCAACCGACGAGTTGGATACGGTGCGTAATTATATGTTGGGCAGCTTTGCCAACTCCATCAACACGCCTTTTGCACTGGCCGAACGCTTCAAAACGGTACATTTCGACGGGCTGAAATACGACTACTATAACCAGTATATTGATGCCATACGCAACACTACAGCAGAGCAGTTGCAGCGTTTGGCGCAGCAGTATTATGATCCTGCGCACATGACCGAAGTCGTGGTGGGTGGCCTGTAAAAATGCGATTGTTTTATAAAAAAAGCCTGCATCCGAGAGGGTGCAGGCTTTTTTTAGGTAAATTTAATTAAATATTACTTTAGTATTAAATATTATTTTTTATATAGAATATTTGTTAAAATAAAGGCACTCTTGTGCTTTTTATATCTAAAATAAGAGTAATTCGGATTTTTTTTGAGAAAATTGTGAGCTGTGTTTTCGAAATAAAATTTTGTATATGGCTGTATTTTTGGTTTAAATATTTTGTATGTATTCTTAATATGGATATTTTATCCAAAATAAATTAAAAAAATCAAAAAATCAATAAAGGTTAGATATATCGAAAAAATTAGTCGAAAAAATAAGTATGTTAATCGAAGTAAAATGCGTGTTTGAGGGTAAAACTTGCGTTATGATGTTTTAATTATTAGAATTGTATGGAATATAGTGGTAGTATATCTACTATTTATAAGTCCTTATTTTTTCAATTATTAACCGTTTATTAACAAATGAATTATCTGTACAAACCTCAAAAATGGCTTACGCGCGCGCTCGGTGTAGTGGCGGTGCTGGCCTCTGTGGTACTGTCTCCGACCCGAACGTGGGGGCAAGTAAGTGGTTATAGTTTTGCCGCTTCAGCAGGTACGTTTACGCCGATTAGTGGCGGTACAAATGTTACTACCTCTACCTCTGCTGCTGACTTTTTAGGTGATTTCAAAACATCTACGTCTATTCCGATTGGCTTTACGTTTACGTTTAATGGTGTAAACTATACGAATGTGATAGCAGCGTCTGATGGATTTGTTTCATTCAATACTTCGGCTACTACTACTAGTACTAATAATTTGGCAACAACAACAGGTCGCCGCCCTCTTTTAGCTCCTTTATGGGATGATTTGGATGGGGCAAGTGGTACTGGGTCTGCTAAATATATTACTACTGGAACGGCAGGCTCTCAAGTATTTACTATTGAATATTTGAATTGGCAATGGAACTATAATGCAACAGGTTCTACGATTTCTTTTCAAGTAAAGTTGTATGAGGGGACAAATAAAATAGAGTTTATTTACCAGCAAGAGTCTGGAGCTGTTAGCTCAGGAACTGCTTCCATCGGTATAGCAGGTGCTACTACTGGATCAGGTACTTATTTGTCGCTTAATGGTTCAGGTACAGCTCCTACGGTAAGTTCTACAGTAGAAACGGCCAATATTTCTGCCAAACCAGCTACTGGTCAAATATATGCATTTACACCTCCGAGCTGTGTTGCTCCTGCGAGCGTGGCAATGTCTGCGGTAGCAGTTACGACGGCTACGGCTACATGGCCTGCGGCTTCTCCTGCACCTTCTAACGGCTATAAATGGGAAGTACGTACAAGTGGGGCAGCAGGAAGTGGTGTTACGGGCTTAGTGTCGAGTGGTACGACGGCTGCGGGTGTGCTTACAACCAACCTTACAGGTTTGACTCCTGGTTCTGCCCACTATTTTTATGTAAGTTCGGATTGCGGAGGCAGTGGTACAAGTGTTTGGACTGCTTCATCATCGTTTACTCCTTCTTGTAATCTACCAACATCTCTTGCGGTATCTTCGATTACTACCTCTTCTGCGTCGTTGGCTTGGACAGCTTCTACTTCTAACCCTACGGGTGGTTATGAATGGGAAATTGTGCCAAGTACTCTTTCTGCAGGTACTGGCAACGATGTTACGCATGGCATGACTTCGGCTGGTGTAGTAACGGCTTCAGCTTCGGGTTTGGCGGCTAACACAAGTTATAAACTTTGGGTGCGCTCTTATTGTGGCAGCGGTATCTATAGCAACTGGGCCTCCTCTTCTACATTTACGACATTGTGCAACCCAGAAAATGCACCAACAGTCTTACAAACGTTTGATACTTATCCTGCCTCTTGCTGGACATCAGCCACAGGAACGTTAGCGGCCTCTTCTACATTGAGCGGAACATCAACGGCATGGGTTTCAGGTGATTTTGCCAACGTAGCAGGAAATAAAGGCTTCAGAATAAATCTGTATGGCACTAAAAACGATTGGGTATTGTCTCAAAAAGTAAATTTGGGGGCTACACCTGGCGTTTATCGCTTGAAATATAAAATTGCAGTAACTAGCTATCTAGGTACTACAGCCCAATCTACATTGGGAACTCATAAAGTAGATTTGGTAATTTCTACTGATGGTGGTACTACATGGTCTAACGCCAATATCTTAAAAACATATACGGGGGCAGGGTCTTATAGCAATACGGGACAAACAGAAACGGTGGCATTAAGCAGCTATTCGGGTTTAGTACGTTTTGCATTTGTGGCTACGACATCCAGTACATCTCCTGATATAGATTTTCACGTAGACGATTTTGTGGTAGAAACAGCCCCAAGCTGCATAGAGCCAACAGCGTTAACGGTATCATCATTTACAAATAACTCTGCGTCATTGTCTTGGACGGCTTCTACTTCTGCACCAACAGGTGGATATGAATGGGAAGTGCGCACAAGTGGAGCAGGAGGAAGTGGCTCTACAGGATTAGCGGCAAGCGGTACAACGGCAGCAGGTGTGGTTACAGCTTCAGCCTCAGGCCTTACTGCCACAACTACTTATACTGTATATGTTCGTGCCAATTGTGGTGCAGGCAGTTATAGTGCGTGGGTCGCCTCCTCTTCTACATTTACGACATTGTGTAACCCAGAAAATGCACCAACAGCGGTACAAACATTTGATACCTATCCTCCTTCTTGCTGGGCTTCGGCAAAAGGAACGTTAGCAGCCTCTTCTACATTGAGCGGAACATCAACGGCATGGGCTTCAGGTAATTTTGCGAATGTAGCAGGAAATAAAGGCTTCAAAATAAATCTGTATGATACTAAAAATGATTGGGTATTGTCTCAAAACATAAATTTGGGGGCTACACCTGGCGTTTATCGCTTGAAATATAAAATTGCAGTAACTAGCTATGCTGGTACTACAGCCCAATCTACATTGGGAACTCATAAAGTAGATTTAGTGATTTCTACGGATGGTGGAACTACATGGTCTAATGCCAATATCTTAAAAACATATACGGGGGCAGGGTCTTATAGCAACACAGGTCAAACAGAAACGGTGGCATTAAGCAGCTATTCGGGTTTAGTACGTTTTGCATTTGTGGCTACGACATCCAGTACATCTCCTGATATAGATTTTCACGTAGATGATTTTGTGGTAGAAACAGCCCCAAGCTGCGTAGAGCCAACAGCGTTAACGGTATCATCATTTACGAATAATTCTGCGTCATTGTCTTGGACGGCTTCTCCTTCTAACCCTACAGGTGGATATGAATGGGAAGTACGTACAAGTGGAGCAGGAGGAAGTGGAGCTACAGGTTTGGCAGCAAGTGGCACTACTGCGGCAGGTGTGGTTACGGCTTCAGTCTCAGGACTTACTGCCACAACTACTTATACTGTATATGTTCGTGCCAATTGTGGTACAGGCAGTTATAGTGCGTGGGTCGCCTCCTCTTCTACATTTACGACATTGTGTAACCCAGAAAATGCACCAACAGCGGTACAAACGTTTGATACCTATCCTCCTTCTTGCTGGGCTTCGGCAAAAGGAACGTTAGCAGCCTCTTCTACATTGAGCGGAACATCAACGGCATGGGCTTCATCTGATTTTGCGAATGTAGCAGGAAATAAAGGTTTTAAAATAAATCTGTACGGCAATAAAAACGATTGGGTATTGTCTCAATACCTAAATTTGGGGGCTACACCTGGTGCTTATCGCTTGAAATATAAAATTGCAGTAACTAACTATGCAGGAACTACGGTTCAATCCACATTGGGAACTCATAAAGTAGATTTGGTAATTTCTACTGATGGTGGTACTACATGGTCTAACGCCAATATCTTAAAAACATATACGGGGGCAGGGTCTTATAGCAATACGGGACAAACAGAAACGGTGGCATTAAGCAGCTATTCGGGTTTGGTACGTTTTGCATTTGTGGCTACGACATCCAGTACATCTCTTGATATAGATTTTCACGTAGATGATTTTGTGGTAGAAACAACCCCTTCTTGCGTAGAGCCAGTAAGCTTGATTGTTCCTTCTTTTACAAGCGGCACAGCTTCATTGAGTTGGACGGCTTCTACTTCTGCACCAACAGGTGGATATGAATGGGAAGTGCGCACAAGTGGAGCCGCAGGAAGTGGCTCTACAGGATTAGCGGCAAGTGGTACTACAGCGGCAGGTGTGGTTGCTGCTTCAGTTACGGGTTTGCTACCAACAACTACTTATACGGCATACGTTCGTGCCAATTGTGGTGTAAGTGGTACAAGTACTTGGGTGGCATCAATACCGTTTACAACACCTTGTGTGTCTTTAAACCTACCATACACACAAGATTTTGAATCTGCAACAGTTCCTGCAATGCCAAATTGTACTTCTGTATTTAATGCTGGTAATACTAGTGGTAATAATTGGGTTACTGCATCTGCTCCAGGTAATGGCTTTAACAGTAAAACCTTACAATATTCGTATGATATTGATTATGATGCGAATACATGGTTCTTTACAGAAGGGCTTAATTTAGAAGCGGGAAAAACGTACAAAGTATCCTACAGATATGGTTGTTACAGTGCTTCATATCCCGAGAAGCTAAAAGTATCGTATGGTACTGTGGCTTCGGTTGCAGGAATGACAACGACATTAGCGGACTATCCGAATGTTGTAAATATAACACCAAATATTGATGCCCAAACATTTGTAGCACCATCAACAGGTGTTTATTATGTAGGATTTAATGCCTATTCAATAGCCGATCAATATTATTTGTATGTTGACGACATTGCTGTTGTAGAAGTACCTGCAATAGATATGAGTGCCAATGCATTAGTATCTCCTATAGCTACAGGTTGTTATACTTCTGCTGAAACAGTAACTGTTAAAATTAAAAACGAAGGTACTTCTGTTATTAACTTTGCTACTAACAATGTAACTGTGGCGGTGGCAGTAACCAATCCGTCTGGATCAGTTACTACAATTGCTCCCGTAGTACTTAGTTCTGGCACATTGGTAGCTGGTGCAACGCAAGATGTAGTAGTTTCGACTACTTACGATATGACAGCAGCCGGTACTTACACTTTTAATGCTACAACTGTTATGTCTGGTGATGGCGCAAGCGCAAACAATGCGATTGCCGCCACGACGCGCACAGTAGAAGTAGCACAGGCATATCCATACCAACAAGATTTTGAAGGTAATTTTGATGGATGGGGAGTTGTTGGTGTTCAAGGCTATGTTGCTGTTTCTGTAAATACACCATGCTTGCCTAATAGTGCTATTACTGGACAAGCATATTCTTCGGGATCCAATTTTCAACTAATTGCTCCTAAAATGGGTAATCTT
This genomic window from Flexibacter flexilis DSM 6793 contains:
- a CDS encoding fibronectin type III domain-containing protein: MNYLYKPQKWLTRALGVVAVLASVVLSPTRTWGQVSGYSFAASAGTFTPISGGTNVTTSTSAADFLGDFKTSTSIPIGFTFTFNGVNYTNVIAASDGFVSFNTSATTTSTNNLATTTGRRPLLAPLWDDLDGASGTGSAKYITTGTAGSQVFTIEYLNWQWNYNATGSTISFQVKLYEGTNKIEFIYQQESGAVSSGTASIGIAGATTGSGTYLSLNGSGTAPTVSSTVETANISAKPATGQIYAFTPPSCVAPASVAMSAVAVTTATATWPAASPAPSNGYKWEVRTSGAAGSGVTGLVSSGTTAAGVLTTNLTGLTPGSAHYFYVSSDCGGSGTSVWTASSSFTPSCNLPTSLAVSSITTSSASLAWTASTSNPTGGYEWEIVPSTLSAGTGNDVTHGMTSAGVVTASASGLAANTSYKLWVRSYCGSGIYSNWASSSTFTTLCNPENAPTVLQTFDTYPASCWTSATGTLAASSTLSGTSTAWVSGDFANVAGNKGFRINLYGTKNDWVLSQKVNLGATPGVYRLKYKIAVTSYLGTTAQSTLGTHKVDLVISTDGGTTWSNANILKTYTGAGSYSNTGQTETVALSSYSGLVRFAFVATTSSTSPDIDFHVDDFVVETAPSCIEPTALTVSSFTNNSASLSWTASTSAPTGGYEWEVRTSGAGGSGSTGLAASGTTAAGVVTASASGLTATTTYTVYVRANCGAGSYSAWVASSSTFTTLCNPENAPTAVQTFDTYPPSCWASAKGTLAASSTLSGTSTAWASGNFANVAGNKGFKINLYDTKNDWVLSQNINLGATPGVYRLKYKIAVTSYAGTTAQSTLGTHKVDLVISTDGGTTWSNANILKTYTGAGSYSNTGQTETVALSSYSGLVRFAFVATTSSTSPDIDFHVDDFVVETAPSCVEPTALTVSSFTNNSASLSWTASPSNPTGGYEWEVRTSGAGGSGATGLAASGTTAAGVVTASVSGLTATTTYTVYVRANCGTGSYSAWVASSSTFTTLCNPENAPTAVQTFDTYPPSCWASAKGTLAASSTLSGTSTAWASSDFANVAGNKGFKINLYGNKNDWVLSQYLNLGATPGAYRLKYKIAVTNYAGTTVQSTLGTHKVDLVISTDGGTTWSNANILKTYTGAGSYSNTGQTETVALSSYSGLVRFAFVATTSSTSLDIDFHVDDFVVETTPSCVEPVSLIVPSFTSGTASLSWTASTSAPTGGYEWEVRTSGAAGSGSTGLAASGTTAAGVVAASVTGLLPTTTYTAYVRANCGVSGTSTWVASIPFTTPCVSLNLPYTQDFESATVPAMPNCTSVFNAGNTSGNNWVTASAPGNGFNSKTLQYSYDIDYDANTWFFTEGLNLEAGKTYKVSYRYGCYSASYPEKLKVSYGTVASVAGMTTTLADYPNVVNITPNIDAQTFVAPSTGVYYVGFNAYSIADQYYLYVDDIAVVEVPAIDMSANALVSPIATGCYTSAETVTVKIKNEGTSVINFATNNVTVAVAVTNPSGSVTTIAPVVLSSGTLVAGATQDVVVSTTYDMTAAGTYTFNATTVMSGDGASANNAIAATTRTVEVAQAYPYQQDFEGNFDGWGVVGVQGYVAVSVNTPCLPNSAITGQAYSSGSNFQLIAPKMGNLVANSAVRFKYAMTSGFTCSSLSIGSNTIVVEASFDCGVTYIPIYTINNSNHVTSSSFVTKSVRFADVPAVVSAGYVGKAAKVRFRSVWSSGSPTLWVDDFEIYSDFPTDVKATTITAPALGLTAAAGQTVTVTVLNAGSGTLDFSVTPLTVNAAVTLPNSTVVNLTPVVISTGTLASNATLNVNVSTSFDMSVTGTYVFNASTTIDGDANTSNDAMPPVSVNAYAPFKYDIAIDSTDFTSILPSGTAISGWLNSNGGGSTVSDDAWSGAVDLTSFNFKYQGVKVNAFRVHTNGFLTFNPDLILGSNYTSPTSSTEGLGYIDAYFNKRIAPFWANLVLAGNTGNAAYLASTSSPIKYQISGAPGSRVLTVEWSGMERSSNAGTSLNYQVKLYEATGKLEFVYGSMKGFDGSNNTSWAYATGLSGSLSGNVIAQTSANITSFGATPTSLQWVPKCNSRISFTPNTSAVLPTATLAAPSYDNPTTAKTVAVSSGVSVDYCTVYRTAASTATNPTYTGTNSSTVSANDVWFKFTSTVAANTKVSVLGGYNFNGVIQLDTLLGNGTFKQIGYINSAGAGGTDTLRVNNLPAGTYYVRVYDIGTTSSGVFNLSVYAVVPPPANDNCAGAVALTVAGSTWTPIASGNTANATQSSSGCSGTADDDVWYTFTKTGTNPVLVQVTGGTGFNPVLQVYTGACGALVSAQCVNNTSTGGTEVTTPITAAGTYYVRVYHSANGGTPTTGFNIGVYSPVPNCATLTAPTAGATTIVPANSNALSWTASAGTIAPTSYDIQISTSASFTSYVVNANVVTSPTIYTIPAATLAENTTYYWRVTAKNANGGAVSCETRSFTTTGTVPSAATSLVPANGAINIATSQVLSWSAGSGFPSGYDVYFSTSQTAVTSMSAGALVVNNSLVNTFTPTLANSTTYYWRVVPRNANGPATTTVVYSFTTVAPAPVNDNCSAATTLTVNAAAISGTTVGSSASAAGAGCAGTADDDVWYKFVATSAMTHRVTVTGTGSFDPVVSVLGGSACGSLGSLQCANATTAAGEEVIELNGLTAGATYYVLVYSNGSTIANQGTFTTRVDAITCEAPALTAILGATATKLTWDAGSYNAIEVQWKTASTSVWYGANPTGTAVAYRIINLVPNTSYTARIRVRCAAGQVLTAWKTVNFTTLLTPTCSPISPVIVTPGGTGARFDWSSYTTNTYI